Proteins co-encoded in one Cytobacillus sp. NJ13 genomic window:
- a CDS encoding SCO family protein, whose product MFPKNRTVLSSLLVLIFGAVLFYIGTDGFQAFTAETARVNQLMDEKPQFPDVTLEDNNGRTYSLSEFEGKYVFITFLYTSCGTVCPELEVNMSEVYKRIPEEYISHDIQFLSISFDPERDDPKTLDTYRKAFGSDGETWRMARIPDKQELKSLLDRFGVIVIPDEYGNFAHNSAFYLVNPKGQLVEVMDYTLIEEAADRVTEILHSGGEK is encoded by the coding sequence ATGTTTCCAAAAAATAGAACGGTTTTATCAAGCTTGCTTGTACTGATATTTGGCGCAGTCCTTTTTTACATTGGCACAGATGGGTTTCAGGCTTTTACTGCTGAAACAGCCAGGGTTAATCAGTTAATGGATGAAAAACCTCAGTTCCCGGATGTAACGCTTGAAGATAATAATGGAAGGACATACTCTTTATCGGAATTTGAAGGAAAGTATGTTTTTATTACTTTCTTATATACTTCTTGCGGTACTGTTTGCCCTGAGCTGGAGGTTAATATGTCTGAAGTATATAAACGGATTCCAGAAGAGTATATTAGCCATGATATTCAGTTCTTGAGCATCAGTTTTGATCCGGAGAGGGATGACCCGAAAACATTGGACACTTACCGTAAAGCTTTCGGCAGTGACGGAGAAACGTGGAGAATGGCCAGAATTCCAGATAAGCAGGAACTTAAGTCTTTGCTGGACCGGTTTGGTGTCATTGTCATACCGGATGAATACGGCAACTTTGCCCATAATTCGGCTTTTTACCTGGTGAATCCAAAAGGACAGTTAGTCGAAGTTATGGATTACACATTGATTGAAGAAGCGGCTGATCGGGTAACAGAGATTCTGCATAGTGGAGGGGAAAAATGA
- a CDS encoding cbb3-type cytochrome c oxidase subunit I: METVIKQSGKTQVFKDKANKVMGICLEDAKLTKSYLSVAFLAILLGGILGLLQGLNRAGMLELPAWLNYYQVLTAHGLLLVVVLSAFFTIGYFYAGLSHTLGGLLPKVRKMAWIGFWMKILGFVLAVIPILMNEASVMYTFYPPMAASPIFYIGLVFIVLGVWMCAFGAFINVASWRKRNPGQHIPILSFFATGVFVLLFFGSIPVAIEVFTIIPWAFGWVETINVMVARTLFWAFGHTLVNIWYLTAVSAWYVIVPKIIGGRRWNDLLTRIVVIALVIMNITGGFHHQIIDPGISEPVKYMHVFMSLAIGFPSLMTAYAMFAVFERTARRKGGKGIVGWYKKLPWGDVRFLAPFIAMAAFIPAGAGGIAQTTNQLNQVVHNTMWIVGHFHLTLGMSVVMTFFGLSYWLIPYVSKRVLTPQINKLGVIQTIIWTLGMIIMSGAMHWVGLLGSPRRTSYSTYFDNATALSWDPYLFFLAIGGTLLMIGVLMQVYAVFYLMFFAPKGNTEFPIAEVEEDEAPTPRWTERWGLWVVCMIVLVGMAYVIPLVDFIVNAPPGSPPYKTW; the protein is encoded by the coding sequence GTGGAAACAGTTATTAAGCAATCAGGAAAAACACAAGTTTTTAAGGATAAAGCAAATAAAGTTATGGGGATTTGCCTCGAGGATGCAAAATTAACGAAATCATATTTATCTGTTGCCTTCTTAGCCATCCTTCTGGGCGGAATACTTGGACTGCTGCAAGGCCTGAACCGGGCTGGAATGCTTGAATTGCCGGCATGGCTGAATTATTATCAGGTCCTTACAGCTCATGGCCTTCTGCTGGTAGTCGTACTGTCGGCGTTCTTCACAATTGGGTACTTCTATGCTGGGTTATCCCACACACTTGGCGGCCTGCTTCCTAAGGTCAGAAAGATGGCATGGATTGGCTTCTGGATGAAGATTTTGGGATTTGTCTTAGCGGTGATCCCGATTTTAATGAATGAAGCATCTGTTATGTATACTTTCTATCCGCCAATGGCAGCTTCACCCATTTTCTATATCGGCTTAGTATTTATCGTATTGGGTGTATGGATGTGCGCCTTTGGCGCCTTTATCAATGTGGCCAGCTGGAGAAAGAGAAATCCCGGCCAGCATATCCCGATTCTTTCTTTCTTTGCAACCGGTGTCTTTGTTCTCTTATTCTTCGGAAGCATACCTGTAGCCATTGAGGTTTTTACTATAATTCCTTGGGCTTTTGGATGGGTGGAGACAATAAATGTTATGGTTGCACGCACGCTGTTCTGGGCGTTCGGCCATACGCTGGTTAACATCTGGTATTTAACGGCGGTCTCTGCCTGGTACGTCATTGTGCCGAAAATTATTGGCGGCCGAAGATGGAATGACCTCTTAACAAGAATTGTGGTTATTGCACTAGTAATTATGAATATTACCGGAGGCTTCCACCATCAAATTATTGACCCGGGTATTTCTGAACCTGTGAAATATATGCACGTGTTTATGAGTTTGGCAATTGGCTTCCCTTCATTAATGACTGCTTATGCAATGTTTGCAGTCTTTGAACGCACAGCGAGAAGGAAAGGCGGAAAAGGCATTGTTGGCTGGTATAAAAAGCTTCCTTGGGGAGACGTCAGATTCCTTGCACCATTTATCGCAATGGCTGCTTTTATCCCTGCTGGGGCAGGCGGCATTGCTCAAACTACAAACCAATTGAACCAGGTAGTCCATAACACTATGTGGATCGTTGGCCATTTCCACTTAACACTTGGCATGTCGGTAGTTATGACGTTCTTCGGCCTAAGCTATTGGCTCATTCCTTATGTATCTAAAAGAGTACTGACACCGCAGATCAATAAACTTGGGGTTATTCAAACGATTATATGGACGCTCGGTATGATCATCATGTCTGGTGCGATGCACTGGGTAGGGCTGCTTGGATCTCCGAGAAGAACTTCCTATTCAACATATTTTGATAATGCAACTGCTTTAAGCTGGGATCCTTATCTGTTCTTCCTGGCAATCGGTGGCACGCTTCTGATGATTGGTGTACTCATGCAGGTATATGCAGTATTCTACCTTATGTTCTTTGCACCAAAAGGAAACACAGAGTTCCCTATTGCAGAAGTGGAAGAAGATGAAGCGCCAACACCTAGATGGACAGAACGCTGGGGATTGTGGGTTGTATGTATGATTGTCCTTGTCGGCATGGCTTATGTAATACCATTAGTCGATTTCATTGTCAATGCGCCTCCAGGTTCACCTCCATATAAAACCTGGTAA
- a CDS encoding cytochrome c oxidase subunit II has translation MMHRSEKVWLILSFGMIIGFMLIAGYQAFAFEMGPPSYGERIDPQKVDETAPFDKPGIKKIGENEYEVVMTLQVFSFTPSEIEVPAGSTVHFTLTSKDVVHGFQVAETNLNAMVVPGYVQKITQKFDKPGEYLVLCNEYCGAGHQMMSTTITVK, from the coding sequence ATGATGCACCGTTCTGAAAAGGTATGGCTTATTTTAAGCTTTGGAATGATTATTGGATTCATGTTAATCGCGGGCTACCAGGCATTCGCCTTTGAAATGGGGCCGCCAAGCTATGGAGAGCGAATTGATCCTCAGAAAGTGGATGAAACAGCACCGTTTGATAAGCCTGGAATAAAGAAGATTGGCGAGAATGAGTATGAAGTAGTTATGACTCTTCAAGTGTTCAGTTTTACTCCAAGTGAGATAGAAGTACCTGCAGGATCAACAGTTCATTTTACATTGACGTCAAAAGATGTCGTTCACGGGTTTCAGGTTGCCGAAACTAACTTAAATGCAATGGTTGTGCCTGGCTATGTACAAAAGATCACTCAGAAATTTGATAAGCCAGGCGAATATTTGGTTCTTTGCAATGAGTACTGCGGTGCGGGCCATCAAATGATGAGCACGACCATTACAGTGAAATAA
- a CDS encoding cytochrome c oxidase subunit 2A: METRKVEQSSSKEHNSLKGTFFSVTVVGLGIFVTYLILYGLYMARI; this comes from the coding sequence GTGGAAACACGAAAAGTGGAGCAGAGCAGTTCAAAAGAACATAATTCTCTAAAGGGTACGTTCTTTTCAGTTACAGTTGTAGGGCTTGGGATCTTTGTTACTTATTTAATCTTGTACGGCCTGTATATGGCCAGAATATAG